The sequence GAGGAGTACAGCCTTTGCAGCCTGACATCTGGTTCTGTCCCAATGACTGGCGATCGCTGATCTTTCGGCTCGTACTCGCCATGCTGGCCGGAGGGGCGATCGGCTGGAATCGCGAGCTAAAGCGAAAGCCTGCCGGACTACGGACTCACATTTTAGTGACGGTCGGTGCAGCTTTCTTTGTGATGGTGCCGCTGCAAGCGGGGTGCGAAACCCAAAATTCTGATGCCGTCAGCCGTGCCATTCAGGGGGTCGCCACAGGCATTGGCTTTCTAGGCGCAGGCGAAATTTTAGAGAAATCTCGCGCCGATATCACCAAAGTGGAGGTGAAGGGGCTAACCTCGGCCAGTGCGCTCTGGGTATCCGCTGCCCTTGGAATTGCTGCAGGGTGCGGATTGTGGCA comes from Synechococcales cyanobacterium T60_A2020_003 and encodes:
- a CDS encoding MgtC/SapB family protein — protein: MLAGGAIGWNRELKRKPAGLRTHILVTVGAAFFVMVPLQAGCETQNSDAVSRAIQGVATGIGFLGAGEILEKSRADITKVEVKGLTSASALWVSAALGIAAGCGLWQLTLTGSILTLVVLTVFKRIEQWSERLPRGRE